From Nitrospira sp., a single genomic window includes:
- a CDS encoding DUF4372 domain-containing protein: MAKPTAPNRRRPNVNASCSRFSQILKLIPRTDFERIVTATGAEYRSKGLSSWSQFVGMLFCQLGRAHSLREIEGGLKSCEGKLAHLGIDVPVRSSLSYANSHRPWQLFEQVFYGLFETVAAKAQGTHKFRFKNKLVSLDSTVIDLCLSLYDWAKFRRTKGAVKLH; this comes from the coding sequence ATCGCCAAACCCACCGCCCCCAACCGAAGGAGACCCAACGTGAACGCATCATGCAGCAGGTTTAGTCAGATCCTCAAGCTCATCCCGCGCACCGACTTCGAGCGCATCGTCACAGCCACGGGTGCCGAATATCGCAGTAAGGGTTTGTCGAGCTGGAGCCAGTTTGTGGGCATGCTGTTCTGTCAGTTGGGCCGCGCACATTCGCTGCGGGAGATCGAAGGCGGGCTGAAGAGCTGCGAAGGCAAGCTGGCCCACCTGGGCATCGACGTCCCGGTCCGTTCCTCGCTGTCCTATGCGAACAGCCACAGGCCGTGGCAGTTGTTCGAGCAGGTCTTCTACGGACTGTTCGAGACGGTTGCCGCCAAGGCGCAGGGCACACACAAGTTCCGCTTCAAGAACAAGCTGGTCAGCCTCGATTCGACCGTGATCGATCTGTGCCTGTCGCTGTACGACTGGGCAAAGTTTCGCCGGACCAAGGGTGCGGTCAAGCTCCATTGA